From the Gammaproteobacteria bacterium genome, the window TTCGCGCTGGCATGGAAAAACATCACCGTGCGCTACAAGCAGGCCTACCTGGGAATAGCCTGGGCGGTACTAAAGCCGCTAATGCTCGTGCTTATTTTTACCCTGGTGAAGAGCTTCGTTGGCATCGATAGCGGCGACATTCCCTACCCCATTCTCACCTTCGCCGCGCTCATGCCCTGGATCTTCTTCCAGGAGGCCGCCGCCGAAGGCGTCAACAGCGTAGTGGGTAACGCCAGCCTCATTCGCAAGATCTATTTCCCCCGCGAGATCTTTCCACTCACCAGCGTTGTCACCAAACTGGTCGAACTGGGTATCAGTTTCCTGATACTGGCGGGGTTAATGGTCTATTATCACATGACCCCCACGATATATATGCTATGGGTGCCCGTCATCATCGGTTACACGATCCTGGTGGTGCTCAGTATCTCCATGGTCGGCGCCGCCATGAATGTCTATTTCCGCGACGTGGCTTCAGCACTGCCAGTGGCCTTTTCGCTGTTAATGTACGCCTCGCCGGTGATCTACCCGCTTACCCTGGTCAAGGAAAAGCTGCTGGTCAATCAAGCCGCTGGGGAATGGTCGAACGTCCTATATACCGTATACACGCTTAACCCACTTGCAGGCATCATCGACGCCTTCCAACACGTGGTACTGCGCGGCCTGCCGCCGGACCTCTCAACAATGTGGCCTGGCATGGTTTTGACCTTAATCTTCCTCCCAATCAGCTACCTGATTTTCAAACGGGCGGAATCATATTTTGCGGACGTTATCTGAGCACACCATGGCCGTCATCGAAGTCAATCATGTCACCAAGGAATTCCGTCTCGGCGCCCTGCAAGGCTTCAGGCAAACCATGCACAACACCCTCGCCCGCTTGCGCGGCGAACATGTGACTGCACGCCCTTTATTCAAGGCACTGGACGATGTCGATTTCAAGGTTGAAGCGGGCGAAGTGCTCGGCATCATCGGCCACAACGGCGCGGGCAAGAGCACGCTACTCAAGATGCTCGCCAACATCAGCACCCCCACTCGCGGCAGCGTCAAAGTCAAGGGCAAAGTCGCCCCGCTGATCGAAGTTGGCGCCGGATTGGTCGGCGACCTCACTGGGCGTGAAAATATCTTCCTGAATGGCGCCATCCTTGGCATCCCCAAAACCGAGATCAAGAGGAAATTCGACGAAATCGTCGCCTTCGCTGAACTGGAAGAGTTTATTGACACGCCGATCAAGCGCTACAGCTCCGGCATGTCGGTGCGCTTAGGATTTGCCATTGCCACCAGTATCGATGCAGACATCTTGATCGTGGACGAAGTGCTGGCGGTGGGGGATCTGGCGTTTCAGCGCAAGTGCTTTGACCGGATGGAGGATTTGATTAAACAACAGGGTAACACCGTGCTGCTGGTATCACACAACATCCGTCAAGTGGAACGCCTCTGCACTCGCACGATACTTATGAATCACGGCAGGATTGCGATGGATGGAGCTCCAAAGGATGTTTGCAACGCCTTTTATGAGGCCAGTGACAAGCAGATTCAGGAAACCAAAATCTCCGCCAAAACAGATCGCACAGAATCTAGTGGTGACGTTGAAATCGAGTCCGTGTCAGTTTTCAACATGGCTGGCCAACCAGTCTCTTCTATCGAGTACCTTGAAGACGTCGAGTTTCAAGTGACTTATCGAATAAAGAAAACACTCCCGGAACCTATATTCGGGCTTGGTATTCATACAACCGACTTTCTCTACCTGGCCACCAGCCAAAGCCTTGGCAATCTCTCGCCAGGCAATCTCTCCCCAGGAATCTACACCTTGAGTTACAAGGTTCGCAGCTTCCCTTTTTTACCTGGCGTTTACTCTCTGCGGCTCGGGGTTGCACTTGCTGGCTCATTTCAACCCATTTTTTATAGCGAGAATGTCATGCCTATTCAGGTTGTTGCCCCCCATATCAACCGTGCTGTTGTTTCCGCTCAGCACGAAGGGTTTGTTGCATTGGATGGCGATTGGGGGCTGACTGAAAACAGTTCTGACAAGAAAACAAGCACCGCAACTTCAGCCTGACGGCCGTATTTCTTTTTTCATACTTGCCGATCATAAGAAAATGCGCTCATCACCAAATAACGAATCTCATAAAAACATGGCCAACCTATCAATAGATCAGCAAGCCGCATCAAATGCTGCCGATGAAATCAGCAGTCTCTACTATTTTCATGCCCGTCCTGAAATCCTTCAGTTGGTGCCCACATCTGCAGTCAGAGTATTGGATGTCGGTTGTGGTGCGGGCGTACTTGGTGCAACAATCAAATCGCGACAGTCGGCGGAAGTGCACGGTGTAGAACTAATGAGCGATGCCGCAAACAAAGCAGCGGGGTCTCTTGATCGGGTCTGGAATCTTCCGATTGAATCAGCCTTGCCAGAGCTTGCCGATGGCTACTACGATTGCATCATTGCGGCGGACGTACTTGAGCATGTGATTGATCCGTGGGCCACATTGACTGCACTGAAAGAAAAACTCTCGCCCGATGGAAAAATGGTCGTAAGCCTGCCCAATGTTCAGAACTGGGAAGTTGTTTCCAGCCTGCTTGAAGGTAAATGGGATTATCGAAGCGAGGGCATTCTCGACCGAACCCACCTGCATTTTTTTACGCGCAAATCGGTCGAGGAATTATTCTGGAACGCAGGCTTATGTATAGCACACATGGGCACAACTATCAGTGGCCCATCCCTGCCAAATAATTTCGCAAAATTTCTCCAGAAATGCGGCCTAATGGTCGACTCGTTGGAGCGAGATGCCGAAACATTTCAGTTTCTGGTCGTTGCAGAAAAGCCCAAACATGCCCCTTCGCCACGGGTCGCTGTCATCATTCTCAACTGGAACGGCAAGGAGGACACCCTTGAATGTTTGGCGTCTGTCGGCCAACTGGACTACCAAAACCATGAAGTTGTCGTCGTGGACAACGGCTCCGCCGATGACTCGGTCGATGCCATTTCTAAGCAATATCCAGACATAACCCTCCTGCAAACCGGTGCCAATCTGGGTTATGCAGGAGGAAACAATGTGGGCATTCGCTGGGCACTCGATCACGATGCAGATTTTGTTCTTTTGCTAAATAACGACACCATCGTGCCTCCTGATTTACTGAGCGCGTTCGTAAGTGCAAAGAACTTATTACCACTCAATTCTGCGCTTGGTGCAAAAATATTATTTTACGACAAGCCAGATATACTTTGGTGTGCTGGTGGCCGTTGGAACAGCGGAACTAATGACTTCGAACACATTGGATATGGCCAGACGGATATCACCGAATATAAACGCATGGCAGAGGTGGATTACATAGTGGGCTGCGCCCTATTTGCTAGCTCTGCTACATTCAAGGAAGTTGGGCTATTGAACGAAAGTTTCTTTCTTACATACGAAGAGACAGACTGGTGTTATCGGGCAAGAGCAAAAGGACACAAGTGCTTCTTTGCTCCTGATGCCAAACTTTGGCACAAGGTTTCTTCGTCCTTCGGTGGAGCTGACTCTCCATTAGTTAGCTATTTCATGCAACGGAACAGGTTGCTTTGGGCAAAAAATCACCTTTCACATCAGGCCATGAACCACCTGCACAAGGAAACCCTTTGCACTTTGCGCCGAATTCTATTACCCCCATTAAGTTTGACCAAAGCAGATTTACCCTTGACGAAGAAGTTGCTATGGTCTTTTTCAAGTTGGCTAAAGACGGTCAAGCGAAACATCAACAATCCAACCAACAGAGCCATATTAATGGGGTTACGTGATTACTACTTGGGCCGTTTCGGCGATTGTCCGAAGGCCGTAAGGTCTCTGAGTAAATGATGATGCACGTTTCCACCAAGCAGCCATTCTTAGAAAACTCCTTGCAGAGCGCATTGAGGCTAGGCATGCAAAGCGTGCTTGATGCAAAGCCATTTTATACTTTGGTAGATCGAATAATGGCCAGGGGTGATTCGCGTAAGCGGGGATTAGCGGTGGCGCAAAAACGATTCATGGCAATTTATGAGAACGATTAACTTCAACGAAGCTTTAATCGGGGAATGGCTTCGTACACCATTCTTGGCATCTCCTTTGAACGCCATAGGGCTGAGATTATTGAGCCAGAGCAGGTATCGCTTGGCTTTATTGGTCTTTACCGAATCACTACGCATCAACCCTTATCAACCCGACACTCGCCAGCAATTAATTCGGTTAAAAGAGTATGCTAAACCCAAGAAGGCTGAGCAGCTCCCCGTGGAATCGTGCATGGTTTCTGTCATCATGCGTACCCGCAGTCGCACCGAAGAGATAAGAGAGAGCATTCAAAGCGTTCTTGATCAGTCCCTACAAGACCTGGAGCTTATCGTCGTTAATGATGGCGGCACCGACCTTATTGGCGAAATAGCATCGTCATTCGATTCGCCAAAGATCAGATATTTTAAGCTTAATGAAAACCAGGGCCCTTCCGGGGCCATGAACGCAGGGCTGGTCAACGCGCGGGGAAGATATATCTCCTATTTGGATGATGACGATATCTTCTATCCGAATCACCTGGAAACACTTGTGTCATTTCTGGAGCATCACGAGGAGTTTTCTTGCGTATACTCAAACGCCTGGTGGTGCCATGGAGAAATACGCAACGATAAGTTTGTGGAAAAATATAGGGAGCCAGGAAAACATCCGAAACAGTTTGAGAAAGAATTATTTTTCAAAAAGAACTGGATTGTTCCGAATACACTCGTATATAGAAGAGATATCTTGCTCGACATCGGTCTTTTCAATGAAGACATCTGGTACTCCGAAGATTGGGAGCATTTTATTAGGATCGCCCAACGACACGACTTCCATCAATTACCCATATTTACTACAGAGTACCGCTGGAAGCAGGATAATGCCTCTCATAAAAAAGATTTAATGGACTTCCACAGCACGTTGATATTCCGATTTTACTACTACCGTACATTGGATATTATTGCACTTGAAGACAGCACTCATAAGCTTGATGCCACAGAAACTAAGAAAATGTTTCTTCTGGCTAAGTCGAACTATCATCTTTACAGAGATCGACTATCGGCCATTAGGGCAATATTCTATGCCCACCAATTTTTAGCTGAATCCCAAGAGATCAGCGTGGATTTCAACGTTATTTCAGATTACTTTAACGCGCATCCTATTGACTGCTTGACGCAGCTAGCTAAAGGATATCAAGTCACATCGCTTTTACGATTGACTCCGCAGATAGTCAGGAAGTCAGTCCATAAATTTTTCCATGTGGCACGCACTGTTCCTGGACAACAACGTCCATAAGTTAATCAAATATAAAAGTCATGAAAAACAAAACACGTGTAATTGCTTTCTATTTACCCCAATTTCACCCCATCCCTGAAAACGATGAGTGGTGGGGAAAAGGTTTTACAGAGTGGACCAACACCGCAAAGGCCAAGCCACTTTTCCGTGGTCACTACCAACCCCATGTCCCATCGGACCTTGGGTTCTACGATCTTCGTGTTCCGGAGACGCGAACCGCACAAGCCGAAATGGCACGTGCATATGGCGTTGAGGCTTTTTGTTATTACCATTATTGGTTCGGAGGACAACGCCTGCTCGAACGGCCATTTAATGAAGTTCTTGCATCAGGACACCCCGACTTCCCCTTTTGTTTGTGCTGGGCAAATGCGACGTGGACGGGCGTCTGGCATGGCAACCCCAAGCGCATCTTGATGGAGCAGACCTACCCAGGTACTGAGGATTTCGAGGCTCACTTTCGCGAGCTGTTGAAGGCATTCAGAGATGATCGCTACTTGAGAGTGGATGGCAAACCACTGTTCATTATCTATAAACCCAGGGACGTGCCGGATGTTCAACATGTAGCCCGGCTATTCCGGCAAATGGCGGAGCGAGCGGGTTTGCCGGGCATTTATTTGGTTGGCGTGGCCCATCATGACGGATGGGATCCTAAGCCTGACGGCTTCGATGCCGCAGTGGTACAAAATCTGCCGGGCTTGACGGGCAGTGTACCTTGGCAATATCCCCTGCTTAAGCTTAGGACTAAGCTAGGCAGACATCGTCTCAGCATTTACCAATATAAAGATCTGTTAAACAGCTTTATTCCCGAGAGGACGCGGCAGTTGGAGTACCTGCCGTGCTTGATTCCGAGCTGGGACAATACACCACGAAGCGGAATGAACGGGTTGATCATACAGGACTCTACACCTGAGCTCTTTCGTCAGAGCCTACGCCAAGCACTCAAAAACGTATCGGCCAAACCCCCGGAGCATCAGTTGGTCTTCCTGAAATCTTGGAACGAGTGGGCGGAAGGTAACCATATGGAACCGGATCTACGCTTTGGCCACGGCTATTTGGAGGTTCTGCGTAGTGAACTAGTCGTACAGCATCGTGTACACGATGCCGTTACAGAATCCAATATTCACGAAGCACATGCTCGCAACCAAAGTGGTAGTTTATAGAACTTATGGCGAGCCACTTATACTGGCACAAGGATGCAAGTAAAATGTCCTACTCGGCAAACAATGGGCTAAAGACATGACCTCAAAGGCATTGCGCTATTTTTTCGTGATTGCAACACTGATCGCGCTTGTCGTCGGCGTGATTTTGCTTCGCCACACCGAAATCAACGCCGACATGTTTGAAGATGCTACGGCCACTTCTGGAATCGCCTATGTTGGCAAAACTCACGGCGCCGCCTGGGCTGACTTCGACAATGACGGCCTGCCTGATGTCTATGTGACCAACCATTTAAATGACGCAAAGCTGTTTCGAAACCTGGGGAAGGGGCAATTCGAGGATGCAACCGGCAAACTCTTTGCTGCTAAGGATTTGGGCGGTGACAAACACGGCGCTGTGTGGGCTGATTTCAATAACGATGGCCGGCAGGACCTGGTCCAACTTACCGGGGCGGGACGGGGCATCGGTTCGGAACCGAAACGGCTTTTCCTGAATCTGGGGACAAAGTTTGAAGATATTGCCGAGGCCGCGGGCACAGCCAATCCCCTTGGTCGCACAAGGATGCCATTATGGTTTGACTTTGATGGCGACGGTCGACTCGACCTATTCGAGGGGGCTGAGAAGCGGTTCGACAAACTTGAACCACCGTTTGTTTTTCTTCAGCAGGAAGACGGCAAATTCACGGCTTCATCCGATGTCTTAAAGTTTGCCTCGAGCGCACCTATGTTCTGCATAATCACCGCGCTCAACAAAGACAATCATTCCAACGTGGTCTGCAGAGTCACAGGCGCAAAAAATCGAACTGCACAAATATTCGACACTGCCACGCTGCCGGCGCGTGAACTGGGTCTTCTTCCGGCCACGGCCTTCGAGGATATTGCCGCCGCTGATTTCGATAATGACGGGCTCATTGACCTTTTCCTCGCGCGAAGGAATCCCCCTGGAGCAGTCGCCTTCGGCCAACCAGGGGACAAGGAAATCATCGCGGACCTGCATATCGATAACGC encodes:
- a CDS encoding glycosyltransferase; protein product: MRTINFNEALIGEWLRTPFLASPLNAIGLRLLSQSRYRLALLVFTESLRINPYQPDTRQQLIRLKEYAKPKKAEQLPVESCMVSVIMRTRSRTEEIRESIQSVLDQSLQDLELIVVNDGGTDLIGEIASSFDSPKIRYFKLNENQGPSGAMNAGLVNARGRYISYLDDDDIFYPNHLETLVSFLEHHEEFSCVYSNAWWCHGEIRNDKFVEKYREPGKHPKQFEKELFFKKNWIVPNTLVYRRDILLDIGLFNEDIWYSEDWEHFIRIAQRHDFHQLPIFTTEYRWKQDNASHKKDLMDFHSTLIFRFYYYRTLDIIALEDSTHKLDATETKKMFLLAKSNYHLYRDRLSAIRAIFYAHQFLAESQEISVDFNVISDYFNAHPIDCLTQLAKGYQVTSLLRLTPQIVRKSVHKFFHVARTVPGQQRP
- a CDS encoding ABC transporter permease; protein product: MIAAIKNLVTYRELMFALAWKNITVRYKQAYLGIAWAVLKPLMLVLIFTLVKSFVGIDSGDIPYPILTFAALMPWIFFQEAAAEGVNSVVGNASLIRKIYFPREIFPLTSVVTKLVELGISFLILAGLMVYYHMTPTIYMLWVPVIIGYTILVVLSISMVGAAMNVYFRDVASALPVAFSLLMYASPVIYPLTLVKEKLLVNQAAGEWSNVLYTVYTLNPLAGIIDAFQHVVLRGLPPDLSTMWPGMVLTLIFLPISYLIFKRAESYFADVI
- a CDS encoding glycoside hydrolase family 99-like domain-containing protein gives rise to the protein MKNKTRVIAFYLPQFHPIPENDEWWGKGFTEWTNTAKAKPLFRGHYQPHVPSDLGFYDLRVPETRTAQAEMARAYGVEAFCYYHYWFGGQRLLERPFNEVLASGHPDFPFCLCWANATWTGVWHGNPKRILMEQTYPGTEDFEAHFRELLKAFRDDRYLRVDGKPLFIIYKPRDVPDVQHVARLFRQMAERAGLPGIYLVGVAHHDGWDPKPDGFDAAVVQNLPGLTGSVPWQYPLLKLRTKLGRHRLSIYQYKDLLNSFIPERTRQLEYLPCLIPSWDNTPRSGMNGLIIQDSTPELFRQSLRQALKNVSAKPPEHQLVFLKSWNEWAEGNHMEPDLRFGHGYLEVLRSELVVQHRVHDAVTESNIHEAHARNQSGSL
- a CDS encoding ABC transporter ATP-binding protein: MAVIEVNHVTKEFRLGALQGFRQTMHNTLARLRGEHVTARPLFKALDDVDFKVEAGEVLGIIGHNGAGKSTLLKMLANISTPTRGSVKVKGKVAPLIEVGAGLVGDLTGRENIFLNGAILGIPKTEIKRKFDEIVAFAELEEFIDTPIKRYSSGMSVRLGFAIATSIDADILIVDEVLAVGDLAFQRKCFDRMEDLIKQQGNTVLLVSHNIRQVERLCTRTILMNHGRIAMDGAPKDVCNAFYEASDKQIQETKISAKTDRTESSGDVEIESVSVFNMAGQPVSSIEYLEDVEFQVTYRIKKTLPEPIFGLGIHTTDFLYLATSQSLGNLSPGNLSPGIYTLSYKVRSFPFLPGVYSLRLGVALAGSFQPIFYSENVMPIQVVAPHINRAVVSAQHEGFVALDGDWGLTENSSDKKTSTATSA
- a CDS encoding methyltransferase domain-containing protein produces the protein MANLSIDQQAASNAADEISSLYYFHARPEILQLVPTSAVRVLDVGCGAGVLGATIKSRQSAEVHGVELMSDAANKAAGSLDRVWNLPIESALPELADGYYDCIIAADVLEHVIDPWATLTALKEKLSPDGKMVVSLPNVQNWEVVSSLLEGKWDYRSEGILDRTHLHFFTRKSVEELFWNAGLCIAHMGTTISGPSLPNNFAKFLQKCGLMVDSLERDAETFQFLVVAEKPKHAPSPRVAVIILNWNGKEDTLECLASVGQLDYQNHEVVVVDNGSADDSVDAISKQYPDITLLQTGANLGYAGGNNVGIRWALDHDADFVLLLNNDTIVPPDLLSAFVSAKNLLPLNSALGAKILFYDKPDILWCAGGRWNSGTNDFEHIGYGQTDITEYKRMAEVDYIVGCALFASSATFKEVGLLNESFFLTYEETDWCYRARAKGHKCFFAPDAKLWHKVSSSFGGADSPLVSYFMQRNRLLWAKNHLSHQAMNHLHKETLCTLRRILLPPLSLTKADLPLTKKLLWSFSSWLKTVKRNINNPTNRAILMGLRDYYLGRFGDCPKAVRSLSK